The following are from one region of the Candidatus Binataceae bacterium genome:
- a CDS encoding YebC/PmpR family DNA-binding transcriptional regulator, which produces KAQSMPNDNIDRAIKKGTGELGGAQLEAVVYEGYGPGGVAIITEAFTDNRNRTVAEVRSIFTRHGGALGEAGCVSWMFKKRGTLSVERQAVDEDRLIELSLEAGADDVSIDDPEVYEITTSPEAYTSVREALERANIPIADGEVGLVAENTVHVTGRHAEQVLKLLEELEDHDDVQSVASNFEMDAEEMAQFSAA; this is translated from the coding sequence CCAAGGCCCAATCGATGCCCAACGACAATATCGACCGCGCCATCAAAAAGGGCACCGGCGAGCTGGGCGGAGCGCAATTGGAAGCGGTGGTGTACGAGGGCTACGGGCCGGGCGGAGTGGCGATTATTACTGAAGCTTTTACCGACAACCGCAATCGCACGGTGGCCGAGGTGCGCTCGATCTTTACCCGCCATGGTGGTGCCTTGGGCGAGGCCGGATGCGTGAGTTGGATGTTCAAGAAGCGCGGCACGCTGAGCGTGGAACGGCAGGCGGTGGACGAAGATCGGCTGATCGAGCTCAGTTTGGAGGCGGGCGCCGACGACGTCAGTATCGATGATCCCGAGGTTTATGAAATCACCACCAGCCCTGAGGCCTACACTAGCGTGCGCGAGGCGCTGGAGCGAGCCAACATCCCAATTGCCGACGGCGAAGTCGGGCTAGTGGCCGAGAACACGGTGCACGTCACCGGCCGCCACGCCGAGCAGGTGCTGAAGTTGTTGGAAGAGTTGGAAGACCATGACGACGTGCAGAGCGTGGCTTCCAACTTCGAGATGGACGCCGAGGAAATGGCGCAATTTTCCGCCGCTTAG
- the ruvC gene encoding crossover junction endodeoxyribonuclease RuvC, translating into MRVIGVDPGSVVTGYGLVRGEQGRLSFIAAGVIRNSPSLGYGDKLLNIYQHLCALIRKHAPDAMSLERSFVASNVQSAFRLGEVRALALLAAASCELPLFEYAPAQVKLAVASHGRADKAQVKFMVRRALQLDDEMALTDDAADALALAMCHLGRTRWGALATSRRRKPLRVELQ; encoded by the coding sequence ATGCGGGTGATCGGAGTGGATCCGGGCAGCGTGGTTACCGGTTATGGGTTGGTGCGGGGCGAGCAGGGGCGTTTGAGCTTCATTGCTGCAGGCGTCATTCGCAACTCGCCTTCCCTTGGGTATGGCGACAAGCTGCTCAACATTTATCAGCATCTATGCGCTTTGATTCGCAAGCATGCGCCTGACGCGATGAGTCTGGAGCGCAGCTTCGTGGCCAGCAACGTGCAAAGCGCGTTTCGCCTGGGTGAGGTCCGCGCTCTGGCGCTGCTGGCCGCTGCCAGTTGCGAGTTGCCGCTGTTCGAATACGCTCCCGCCCAGGTCAAGCTGGCGGTGGCCAGCCATGGCCGCGCCGATAAGGCCCAGGTCAAGTTCATGGTACGCCGCGCCCTGCAACTGGATGACGAGATGGCGCTGACCGACGATGCCGCCGATGCTCTCGCCCTGGCCATGTGTCATCTGGGGCGCACGCGCTGGGGTGCGTTGGCTACCAGCCGGCGGCG